In the Haloarcula salinisoli genome, AGTACGGTCCGGGCCGCCGCGGCCCTGTCGGCGGAATCGCACAGCCCTGCCCTCGGGGCCGCGAGCAGCCCGTCGACGAGGCGCTCGCTCAACGCCTCGACGGCGGCCCGTTGCTCGTCGGTGAGGTCGCCCTCTTCCCGCAGCTTTGACAGTGCCTGCTCCAGTTGCTCGGTCCTGACCGCCGCTGCTTCGCGGTCCAGCCGATCTCGCGCCGTCGCCACGCCGGTCGACTCCGGCTCGTCCTGTACTGCCATCGTCGGTCAGGTGCCAGCCAGGCGGTCCGAGTACAGCGAGTAGGTCATCACCAGGAACCCGGCCGCCGTGAAGATGCTCTCGACAGTGGTGCTCACCACGAGGGGGACCCCCGCGAGCTGGTTCAGGCTTCCCGCCAGCACCGCGCCGGCGGTGACCAGCCCGATACCCACCGAGAGGACCCGCATCGCCGTCGAGCCGGTACGTCTGTACGCTCTATGCGTCAGCGTCGTCACCACCACCCCACAGGCGAGGGTGAGTGTCTTGGCCGCCACCAGGAAGATCGTACTGAGCGAGGCCATCTTACGTGGTACTGCTACCCGCTGAAATAAATACGGTCGTCCGCGTTGTCAGAAACTGGGAACGCTAGCGCGCGTACAGCGAGTAGAGGATGACGCCGAGACCCACTGCGGTCATTGAACTGGAGATGAAGACGCTGGTGTAGAGCAGGTCCTCGGCGAAGTACATCTCCGCGACCAGGTCGAGCGCCCCTCCGAGTATCGCGCCGACGGTGATGACACCGAACCCCAGCGTGAGCCACCAGTGCTGTGCAGCGCCGGTCCGTCTGTAGGTCTTATACGAGAAGTACGTAATCAGCCCGCCCAGGACGAGGATGAGCGTCTTCGCGACAACGATACCAATCTGCGAGCTTGGGATGTGTACCATAGTTAGGTCTCCTTTCGAATTTCCGACCAGAGGTTCTCCAGGCGCTGGTCCGGCGACCGGGCCCGGTGAGCGATATCGACCTCGAACTCGCGAGCCTCGTCCAGCGCGATGACGACCTCCTCGAAGTCGATAGCGTAGCGGCTGGCGTGCTGGCCGTCCGACCGGACCTCGACGCCCTCGTACAGCAACGAGGAGTCCGTGAGCAGTTCCAGCTTCCGGTAGGTCGTCGAGAGCGGGACCCCGCTTGCCTCCGATATCTCGTTTGCGGTCATCGGTTCCGCCAGCACGCTGACGATCGACCGACAGTCCTCGTCGTCCAGCGCGTCGAGCACCGTCGTCAGTGTCGGCGTCTCCTCGTCGGCCACGGGGTCCCGGACCATCCTTGACAGGCGTTCTTGTCGCGACGGGTTTAGTCTCACCGGCTCGCCTGTCAGACTACCGCTATGTGGCGGTTTCGGCGATTTGACACGCTGATTCGTGGCCGCTGAATATAAACGATGCTGCGATTATCAGTGGCCGGGAACGGTTCCGTCGGTCCGGGAACGCCCATCGGAGGGTTTGACCCCCCGCCGAGAAATACCACCTATGACCGACCAAGCCGAGCCTCGCAGGCCCTCGGCGGGCCGGGTCGGGACACCCCCCGCCGGTTCCCAGTCGCTGAGAACGCACTGGCAGCGTTTTTTCCAGACGACCCCTGGCACCGGTATGGACACGCTGGAAACCGTCGACGCCCCGCGCGGAGACACCACTCGCGAGTGGGAAGTATTCTGCCGCGAGACCGAATCGGAGCCGCTCACCCACGTCGGCAGCGTGAGCGCACCGACGGCCGCCGTCGCCAGGGACCAGGCCGCGACGCTGTTCGGGCACGCGGCCACAGCGCTGTGGCTGTGCCCGGCCGACGAGACGGTCCGGGTCCAGGAGCAGGCGCTTGGCGTCGGTGAGACAACGGCAGCCGAGCCGGACGACAGTGAGTCGGCACCTACGATGGATGAAGACCGGATGAACGCCGAGACGCTGCGGGGTGAAGCCGAATGATATCCGTCTCCAAACTGCTGACTGGGCTGGACGCCGAGGGCGACGGGCTGCGGTACGACGCGGCCGAGGAGTCGACGAAGCGCCAGATACGGAATCGGAAACAGCGCCGCCCAGTCGTCGTCTGGAACGTCACCAAGCAGTGTAACCTCTACTGTGACCACTGCTACGCCGCCGCCGACACCGAGATCGCCGACGGGGAGCTGTCGACTGCCGAAGGGAAGGCACTCCTCGACGACCTCGCCGACTACGGCGCGCCAGTCGTCCTGTTCTCGGGTGGCGAACCTCTCGTCCGAGAGGACCTGGAAGAACTCGTCGCGTACGCGGCCGACGCCGGTATCAGGCCGGTGCTCTCGACGAACGGGACGCTGCTCACGCCCGGTCGGGCTCGGTCGCTCCGCGATGCGGGGCTGGCCTACGCCGGCGTCTCCGTCGACGGGCTGCCAGAGCGAAACGACGACTTTCGCGGCGTCGAAGGCGCCTTCGATGGCGC is a window encoding:
- a CDS encoding winged helix-turn-helix domain-containing protein — translated: MVRDPVADEETPTLTTVLDALDDEDCRSIVSVLAEPMTANEISEASGVPLSTTYRKLELLTDSSLLYEGVEVRSDGQHASRYAIDFEEVVIALDEAREFEVDIAHRARSPDQRLENLWSEIRKET
- a CDS encoding DUF7521 family protein codes for the protein MASLSTIFLVAAKTLTLACGVVVTTLTHRAYRRTGSTAMRVLSVGIGLVTAGAVLAGSLNQLAGVPLVVSTTVESIFTAAGFLVMTYSLYSDRLAGT
- a CDS encoding glutamyl-tRNA reductase gives rise to the protein MAVQDEPESTGVATARDRLDREAAAVRTEQLEQALSKLREEGDLTDEQRAAVEALSERLVDGLLAAPRAGLCDSADRAAAARTVLELFD
- a CDS encoding DUF7521 family protein, translated to MVHIPSSQIGIVVAKTLILVLGGLITYFSYKTYRRTGAAQHWWLTLGFGVITVGAILGGALDLVAEMYFAEDLLYTSVFISSSMTAVGLGVILYSLYAR
- a CDS encoding Htur_1727 family rSAM-partnered candidate RiPP; its protein translation is MDTLETVDAPRGDTTREWEVFCRETESEPLTHVGSVSAPTAAVARDQAATLFGHAATALWLCPADETVRVQEQALGVGETTAAEPDDSESAPTMDEDRMNAETLRGEAE